One genomic region from Candidatus Nitrospira nitrificans encodes:
- the bcp gene encoding thioredoxin-dependent thiol peroxidase, with amino-acid sequence MSKELAVGDNAPELAIPDQHGKSVTLKSFKGKQIVLYFYPKDDTPGCTKESCDFRDVESQIIRAGGAIVGVSLDGKESHQKFIKKFGLPFPLLSDEDAAISKAYGVYKEKNMYGKKYWGIERSTFVIDLEGKLKAIFRKVSVDGHADEVLKALKA; translated from the coding sequence ATGAGCAAAGAACTTGCGGTCGGAGATAACGCGCCGGAACTTGCGATTCCGGACCAGCATGGGAAATCCGTGACCTTGAAGAGTTTCAAGGGGAAACAGATCGTCCTCTACTTCTATCCGAAAGACGATACCCCGGGCTGCACGAAAGAGTCCTGTGATTTTCGCGATGTGGAGTCGCAGATCATCCGGGCGGGAGGCGCCATTGTCGGAGTGAGTTTGGATGGGAAAGAATCGCACCAGAAGTTCATCAAGAAATTCGGACTGCCGTTCCCGCTTCTCAGCGATGAAGATGCGGCGATTTCCAAGGCCTACGGCGTGTACAAAGAGAAGAACATGTACGGGAAAAAGTACTGGGGGATCGAGCGCAGCACGTTCGTCATCGATCTCGAAGGCAAGCTCAAGGCGATCTTTCGGAAGGTGAGCGTCGACGGCCACGCGGACGAAGTGCTCAAAGCCCTGAAAGCCTAG
- a CDS encoding nuclear transport factor 2 family protein, with amino-acid sequence MPRRGSFACGSLLLLIGFATVASAGDPLDPETAIRQMVRANAEKDLPTLSRLMAHDADIVSYTVGGRKYIGWPEFEREMREEFINTQKIEIPITELKVWTKGDLAWFTMELDYTRYVGEGSAVKRTVLPLRETGVLERRAGRWQLLSWHESFRSAQPGGPLASPSPAAGSQKLVSSAAVALPDVSGEWDILEVEDDKRYKATLDKSGNGPYTQQGGRFTTTKIENRLWQGTWHQPGNDREGGFEVLLSEDGTQAKGIWWYTRVDTRKNIPPKEHGGTYHWKKVTSSPASGQ; translated from the coding sequence ATGCCCCGTCGGGGATCATTCGCCTGTGGAAGCCTCTTGCTCCTGATCGGTTTTGCTACGGTCGCGAGCGCCGGTGACCCACTCGATCCAGAAACGGCCATTCGTCAAATGGTCCGGGCCAACGCGGAAAAAGACCTCCCGACACTGTCTCGCCTCATGGCCCACGATGCCGATATCGTCAGTTACACAGTCGGTGGTCGCAAATACATCGGCTGGCCTGAGTTTGAACGGGAAATGCGTGAAGAATTTATCAACACCCAAAAGATCGAGATTCCGATTACGGAGCTCAAAGTCTGGACGAAAGGCGACCTGGCCTGGTTTACGATGGAACTCGACTATACTCGTTATGTCGGCGAAGGATCCGCCGTGAAGCGCACGGTCCTGCCCTTGAGGGAAACCGGCGTCCTCGAACGGCGTGCCGGACGTTGGCAATTATTGTCGTGGCACGAATCGTTCCGATCGGCTCAACCTGGGGGACCTCTTGCCTCGCCGTCCCCGGCTGCGGGGTCGCAAAAGCTCGTCAGCAGCGCGGCTGTCGCGCTGCCGGATGTGAGCGGGGAATGGGATATTCTCGAAGTCGAAGACGACAAACGCTACAAGGCGACGCTCGATAAGAGCGGGAACGGCCCCTACACGCAACAGGGCGGACGGTTTACCACGACAAAAATCGAGAACCGACTGTGGCAAGGCACCTGGCACCAGCCCGGCAACGATCGCGAAGGCGGGTTTGAGGTACTCCTGTCGGAAGACGGCACGCAGGCGAAGGGAATTTGGTGGTACACGCGGGTCGATACGAGGAAAAATATTCCACCGAAGGAACATGGCGGCACCTATCACTGGAAGAAGGTGACCTCATCACCAGCCAGTGGCCAATGA
- a CDS encoding PAS domain S-box protein — MPQSEPVTILLVNAIAEEIKLATLGLRRSFPNCRVEAVYTLEEALQWGHRALWQLIVIDEGVIAPRATPSFQELKRLVPYATLVVQTDHGDSATASNALRSGADIVLYKKSPGFLAELVVCAKGAIETRAIRMTLQQTQERHDRLIEMLSDGFYELDGKGRFVQLSPVAADMLGYRQDELLGTPYSAVVPSDQQDLARHRFNDRRTGPRAAQRIEIDLIRKTSSGKPAHTRVKAEISARGLYDVNRRYLGTLGLLRDISQDRRQAKTIHQLEHQLRESDRLLAIARRVSTLSKTLRAPHHAIQVQSQLLLKTIRDARLIEQVDSLATYAAEAVDLGSELAQTTTNIIIGRDTINDIIEAVVASAQPSLVNTDWIELVYGQDLPPFTGSVDSMVDLVRMLLSYAHRYMAAIGTPHRLRVSTRVASSNDPSVDQGTASLPQATVTEFEIHIQETDIIPTVEKPTLQAATGDLFEAYGIIKRLGGRWDFRAPLSGFLSLTVRIPVEPSPLPDSPTVPVPSVVSSAGGTAERTAEAILQAPAHTLPTAPPIHSIRPSEPLPERRAYTRTIVDLPARITIGNTLHEGIMVDLSPSGALLEIEGIVPSVEQQPVYLILKTVVSIVELDATAYDRGETPRLSGIEQRTSRLALEFSAFNESQGKILTSFIEQARMRALAITVEAQFPPMDKPSDLAEACTEASLLGTDHRETMRVRVALPVRIETSTAAAGRLSGLVINFSRGGVCLLAEPFLKMTEEVLTLHFSSIGTHNQPMLQQPDAILTGRMVYLAPDSTVPSELTPAPSQPRQRIGIRFFQPAPLVEREVNRVLAQHIGSSLNIAAPDSHSFIVSDRWECRNTRGQVIAVTADHARHQVSPDAPIIIVIPGFGSTQTDFVSLSFHLAVNHLRVLRYDHSNHVGQSEGSVLHFTLSSMQADLQSVLDLVHTTWPTAPVTLLSEDIAARVTVKVLAQSRATDRLFLLNPVLDLETALSTITHADVVGTYRQGRRWGVVNLWGLNVDFDKFVDDAITGQYVDVASLSTDLAQLVTPPMTLASPGKNRSIENIFGPQRVPVRAMETALSVVSLPDDLSGESRDGERRVEAFETIMKMISTPMIDGHPSAQRQEPNIHDVSQQRQLEHERIRIRYHISQATRSALWGAHLAHLSQLEHLPDYSAMTNDLYRRLLPLEPGMTVLDIGCGQRNFVRLMLTNQAYRSAHHSRQATVPLRYVGLDQSAESLRLAEQHLHTFAKELPGTLRAAVPTAQLMATSWMRTDWDAPLPFADGSIERILCHLSLSFTSSPLHCLRQMLRVLHPNGTSLVTCLQPHTDLSMLFRRHQLAEGHDGFGSPAQIVLHYLGRLREAIRHGLLHIYERDELTRLLTHAGAGSIQLFPILDGQLLLAVVRKTKSTG, encoded by the coding sequence ATGCCGCAGAGTGAGCCTGTTACCATCCTCCTCGTCAATGCGATCGCCGAAGAAATCAAACTAGCCACGCTCGGCCTCCGGAGATCATTTCCAAACTGCCGCGTCGAAGCGGTCTACACACTGGAGGAAGCGCTTCAGTGGGGACATCGGGCATTATGGCAGCTCATCGTAATTGATGAGGGGGTGATCGCCCCGCGCGCTACGCCTAGTTTCCAGGAACTGAAGCGACTTGTCCCCTATGCCACGCTCGTAGTGCAAACGGATCATGGCGACTCCGCCACCGCCTCGAATGCGCTTCGGTCCGGTGCGGACATTGTCCTTTACAAAAAGTCTCCGGGCTTTCTCGCCGAACTCGTGGTGTGTGCGAAAGGCGCGATCGAAACACGCGCTATCCGTATGACGCTCCAACAGACGCAGGAACGCCACGACCGTCTCATCGAAATGCTGAGCGATGGATTCTATGAACTCGACGGGAAAGGACGATTCGTGCAACTCAGCCCGGTCGCCGCCGACATGCTGGGCTACAGGCAAGACGAGTTGCTCGGCACTCCCTACTCCGCCGTCGTGCCCTCAGATCAACAGGATCTCGCTCGCCATCGCTTCAACGACCGCAGAACAGGGCCGCGAGCCGCCCAGCGTATAGAGATCGACCTCATCCGCAAGACCTCTTCCGGCAAACCTGCCCACACTCGAGTCAAAGCCGAGATCAGCGCAAGAGGGCTCTATGATGTGAATCGCCGATATCTGGGAACGCTGGGTCTGTTGCGCGATATTTCACAAGACCGCCGGCAGGCCAAGACCATTCACCAGCTTGAGCATCAACTTCGTGAATCCGATCGACTGCTCGCGATCGCTCGACGCGTGTCGACCTTATCAAAAACTCTGCGTGCCCCCCACCATGCGATACAAGTCCAATCTCAACTCCTGCTCAAAACCATCCGTGATGCGCGCCTGATCGAACAAGTCGATTCGCTCGCGACGTATGCCGCTGAAGCCGTCGATCTAGGAAGCGAACTCGCCCAGACCACGACGAATATCATTATTGGCCGAGACACCATCAATGACATCATCGAGGCCGTCGTGGCCTCCGCTCAACCATCCCTTGTGAACACTGATTGGATTGAACTGGTATATGGACAGGACCTTCCGCCCTTTACCGGAAGCGTCGACTCCATGGTCGATCTCGTTCGCATGCTTCTCTCATATGCCCACCGTTATATGGCTGCTATAGGAACCCCACATCGATTACGAGTCAGTACCAGGGTCGCCAGTTCAAACGACCCCTCCGTAGACCAAGGGACCGCCTCGCTTCCACAAGCCACGGTCACCGAATTCGAAATTCACATCCAAGAGACGGATATCATCCCCACTGTTGAAAAACCCACCCTCCAAGCAGCAACCGGCGATCTCTTTGAGGCCTATGGGATAATCAAGCGACTCGGAGGCCGCTGGGATTTTCGGGCTCCGCTCAGCGGCTTTCTGTCGCTCACGGTGCGGATTCCGGTGGAACCATCTCCGTTGCCGGACAGTCCCACTGTGCCTGTGCCCTCCGTCGTTTCTTCAGCGGGTGGGACAGCCGAGCGGACTGCCGAGGCGATTCTTCAGGCTCCGGCGCACACCTTGCCGACCGCCCCCCCCATCCACTCGATCCGACCATCGGAGCCGTTGCCTGAGCGCCGCGCATACACTCGGACCATCGTCGACCTCCCAGCGCGCATTACCATCGGCAACACGCTACACGAAGGCATCATGGTCGACTTGAGCCCGAGCGGAGCCTTGTTGGAGATCGAGGGTATCGTCCCCTCAGTTGAGCAACAGCCGGTCTATCTGATCCTCAAGACCGTCGTCAGTATCGTGGAATTGGATGCCACCGCGTATGACCGAGGAGAAACTCCCCGCCTGAGCGGCATCGAACAGCGCACCTCACGTCTCGCACTCGAGTTCAGCGCATTCAATGAAAGCCAAGGGAAGATCCTCACGTCGTTTATCGAGCAAGCACGCATGCGCGCGCTTGCCATAACGGTCGAAGCTCAATTTCCACCGATGGATAAGCCCAGCGATCTGGCAGAGGCCTGTACCGAAGCGAGCCTGCTGGGTACAGACCATCGTGAGACCATGAGAGTTCGAGTCGCGCTGCCGGTCCGTATAGAAACTTCTACCGCTGCGGCCGGACGTCTGTCGGGCCTCGTCATCAACTTCAGCAGAGGCGGTGTCTGCCTGCTCGCAGAACCGTTCCTGAAAATGACCGAGGAGGTACTTACGCTTCATTTCTCTTCGATCGGCACTCACAATCAACCGATGCTACAGCAACCAGACGCAATTCTGACCGGCCGCATGGTCTATCTCGCGCCCGATTCAACCGTTCCATCCGAGCTCACACCGGCTCCATCCCAACCGAGACAGCGCATCGGCATCCGTTTTTTTCAACCGGCGCCGCTCGTAGAACGAGAAGTCAACCGTGTGCTTGCACAACACATCGGCTCTTCCCTCAACATTGCGGCCCCAGACAGCCATTCCTTCATCGTCAGCGACAGATGGGAGTGCCGCAATACACGCGGCCAAGTTATTGCCGTGACGGCCGACCATGCTCGCCATCAGGTTTCACCCGATGCCCCGATCATCATCGTGATCCCCGGATTCGGATCGACCCAGACTGACTTCGTCTCACTCTCGTTTCATCTCGCTGTCAACCATTTGCGCGTGCTTCGCTATGACCACTCAAACCATGTCGGCCAAAGCGAAGGCAGTGTCCTGCACTTTACTTTAAGCAGCATGCAGGCAGATCTCCAGAGCGTTTTGGACCTTGTCCATACCACATGGCCCACCGCTCCGGTGACTCTCCTCTCCGAGGACATTGCTGCGCGAGTAACGGTGAAAGTCCTGGCCCAGAGCAGAGCGACTGATCGGCTTTTCTTATTGAATCCGGTCCTCGATCTAGAAACTGCTCTTTCCACTATCACTCACGCCGATGTCGTTGGAACCTACCGGCAAGGCCGTCGGTGGGGCGTCGTCAATCTCTGGGGCCTCAATGTCGACTTCGACAAGTTTGTCGACGATGCGATCACCGGACAGTATGTCGATGTAGCCTCGTTATCGACTGATCTTGCTCAACTGGTCACTCCGCCGATGACCCTCGCCTCTCCCGGAAAGAACCGTTCCATTGAAAACATCTTCGGCCCTCAACGTGTGCCTGTTCGTGCCATGGAAACCGCCCTATCCGTCGTATCGCTGCCGGACGACCTGTCCGGAGAATCCCGCGACGGCGAGCGCCGCGTTGAAGCCTTTGAGACGATCATGAAGATGATCTCCACGCCCATGATCGACGGTCATCCCTCAGCTCAGAGGCAGGAACCGAACATTCACGATGTGTCTCAGCAACGGCAGTTGGAGCATGAACGGATCCGCATCCGGTACCACATCTCGCAGGCCACACGCAGCGCCTTGTGGGGAGCTCACTTGGCTCATCTGTCTCAACTCGAACACTTGCCGGACTATTCGGCCATGACCAATGACCTATATCGACGGCTCCTTCCCCTTGAACCAGGTATGACTGTCCTCGATATCGGCTGCGGCCAAAGAAACTTCGTCCGTCTTATGTTGACCAATCAAGCCTATCGGTCGGCACATCACAGCAGACAAGCGACCGTCCCTCTCCGTTATGTCGGGTTGGACCAATCTGCCGAATCACTGAGACTTGCAGAACAGCATCTCCATACATTTGCGAAAGAATTGCCTGGCACGCTCAGAGCTGCCGTCCCAACTGCTCAATTGATGGCAACAAGCTGGATGCGCACGGACTGGGATGCACCGCTTCCTTTCGCCGACGGATCGATTGAGCGCATTCTCTGCCATCTCTCGCTCTCTTTCACTTCCTCACCCCTTCATTGCCTCAGACAGATGCTCCGAGTCTTGCATCCGAACGGGACATCCCTCGTGACCTGCCTTCAACCGCACACCGACCTCTCGATGCTGTTTCGCCGTCACCAGCTCGCCGAAGGCCACGACGGATTTGGGTCTCCGGCCCAGATCGTCCTTCACTATCTCGGCCGTCTGCGTGAAGCCATTCGCCACGGCTTATTGCATATCTACGAGCGGGATGAATTGACCCGTCTGCTGACTCATGCGGGTGCGGGGTCAATCCAGCTGTTCCCCATCCTCGACGGCCAACTCCTACTCGCCGTTGTACGGAAGACCAAATCTACTGGGTGA
- a CDS encoding ribonuclease H-like domain-containing protein, which produces MLTSSFIFLPGIGPVTERRWWQEGLLDWQSFLDRPSVAGLSQQRKNWYDEELREAQSLVAREQLHMFGSRLPRREHWRLYNTYRSRTGYLDIETTGASPESGAVTVVGLHRGGTTTSLVRGENLTTERLQAELDQCDLLVTFFGSVFDVPYLCAEFPNLRFPLFHVDLCFVARRLSLRGGLKRIEQEMGIDRDATISGLDGLDAVRLWFQWRRGDTIARETLLSYNRADTENLVHLADRFYEDMVSRFGPSLLSTTLQPTSSQ; this is translated from the coding sequence ATGCTGACCTCCAGCTTCATCTTCCTCCCGGGTATCGGACCAGTCACGGAACGGCGCTGGTGGCAAGAGGGCTTGCTCGATTGGCAAAGTTTCCTGGATCGACCGTCCGTCGCCGGCCTCTCTCAACAACGCAAGAACTGGTATGATGAAGAGCTCCGCGAGGCGCAATCGCTGGTAGCGAGGGAACAGCTTCATATGTTTGGCTCCCGCCTTCCGCGTCGAGAACATTGGCGACTATACAACACCTACCGCTCTCGGACCGGGTATCTTGATATCGAAACGACCGGCGCATCACCCGAATCCGGAGCGGTCACAGTCGTTGGACTTCATCGCGGAGGGACAACGACAAGCCTGGTTCGCGGTGAAAATCTGACGACAGAGCGGTTGCAGGCGGAGCTCGACCAGTGTGACCTCCTCGTGACTTTTTTCGGATCGGTCTTCGATGTCCCCTACCTCTGTGCCGAGTTTCCGAATCTCCGATTTCCCCTATTCCACGTCGACCTTTGCTTTGTCGCCCGTCGGCTTTCGTTACGCGGGGGGCTGAAGCGCATCGAACAAGAAATGGGGATCGACCGCGATGCAACCATCAGTGGCCTCGACGGATTGGATGCGGTTCGCCTGTGGTTCCAGTGGCGCCGAGGTGACACAATCGCCCGTGAGACTCTCTTGAGCTACAACCGAGCGGATACCGAAAACCTCGTGCACCTTGCCGACCGTTTCTATGAGGACATGGTGTCGCGCTTCGGGCCGTCCTTATTGTCGACCACCCTTCAACCGACCTCTTCCCAATGA
- a CDS encoding tetratricopeptide repeat protein — protein MRKTIPLLAMWGLVLLLVGTTACMQKRKPLVPLALDGEVKAQATALTDQGTQAYQAQQYEEAKRYFEQAVAAAPQSGPAHYNYALALNALGDSAVARQHFLEAANLSPGDKTIWDSPALSAYGNPENKNRTKDRPYGTHRPNFGGMPRY, from the coding sequence ATGAGAAAAACCATACCACTATTGGCGATGTGGGGTCTCGTGTTGTTGCTGGTTGGGACGACGGCCTGTATGCAGAAACGCAAACCGCTTGTACCGCTTGCCCTTGATGGCGAGGTCAAGGCTCAGGCCACGGCGCTGACCGACCAAGGAACGCAAGCCTATCAGGCGCAACAGTACGAGGAGGCCAAACGGTATTTCGAGCAAGCCGTCGCGGCGGCTCCGCAATCCGGGCCGGCCCATTACAACTATGCGTTGGCCTTGAACGCACTGGGCGATTCAGCAGTCGCCAGACAGCATTTTCTGGAAGCAGCCAACCTGTCTCCCGGAGACAAGACCATCTGGGACTCGCCGGCGCTTTCAGCGTATGGGAATCCCGAGAACAAGAACCGCACCAAGGATCGTCCCTATGGGACCCATCGGCCGAACTTCGGCGGAATGCCGAGATATTGA
- a CDS encoding HD-GYP domain-containing protein: MKKRIPIDELQPGMRIDKLDRSWLDTPFFRHRMTVTSFEQIAQLKASGVRTLVVNLDAEDIPDTPEAEPDIATDPLFAAAKEPASVPPPIPFEEELPEARRVYHAAKTIVQNAMHDTRLGRAININEVNRVVSDMTGSVLRNLDALTSLSRLKKFDEYTFYHSINTSILAMSLGRALRFERTALHQIGVGTLLHDIGKTKIPPEILNKPGRFEPHEMEIMKQHVLRGVEVLTTTTGLGDSYLRPALEHHERVDGTGYPHRRVRSELSQFGLIAAVVDIYDAITSDRCYHKGHVPHEALRFLYRLALEGHLDATLVQQFIHVVGVYPAGSVVELNTGEVAIVKQIHHHAPLTPVVLLVKSAGNTLLSKPYELDLVAQIATPHRKITAILDPRRSGIDPTDYLDKKAA, from the coding sequence ATGAAAAAGCGGATCCCCATCGACGAATTACAGCCGGGTATGCGGATCGACAAGTTAGATCGGTCCTGGCTGGATACACCGTTTTTTCGACACCGAATGACGGTCACATCCTTCGAGCAAATCGCGCAATTAAAAGCCAGCGGAGTACGAACGCTGGTGGTGAATCTCGACGCGGAGGACATTCCGGATACGCCGGAAGCGGAACCGGACATCGCCACGGATCCCCTGTTCGCGGCAGCAAAAGAACCGGCATCGGTCCCTCCCCCTATCCCATTCGAGGAGGAACTGCCGGAGGCCAGGCGCGTGTATCACGCCGCCAAGACGATCGTGCAGAACGCCATGCATGACACAAGGCTTGGACGGGCGATCAATATAAATGAAGTCAATCGGGTCGTCTCCGACATGACCGGCAGCGTGCTCAGAAATCTCGATGCCCTGACCAGCTTATCGAGACTCAAGAAGTTCGATGAATACACCTTCTACCACTCCATCAATACCTCGATCTTGGCCATGTCCCTGGGACGCGCTCTGAGATTTGAACGAACCGCCCTGCATCAGATCGGAGTCGGCACGTTGCTGCATGACATCGGAAAAACCAAGATCCCTCCGGAAATCCTGAACAAACCAGGCCGGTTTGAACCGCATGAGATGGAGATCATGAAGCAGCATGTCCTACGGGGAGTGGAGGTGCTCACCACGACTACCGGATTGGGTGATTCTTACCTACGCCCCGCACTCGAGCATCACGAACGGGTAGACGGCACCGGGTATCCACACCGACGAGTCAGAAGCGAACTCAGCCAATTCGGCCTCATCGCCGCAGTCGTCGACATCTACGATGCGATCACCAGCGATCGCTGCTACCACAAGGGACATGTGCCGCATGAGGCTCTACGGTTTCTCTATCGCTTGGCGCTGGAGGGACATTTGGACGCCACCTTGGTCCAGCAATTCATCCACGTGGTGGGGGTTTATCCGGCAGGTTCAGTCGTGGAGTTGAATACGGGAGAAGTCGCCATCGTCAAACAGATCCACCACCATGCGCCGCTGACGCCGGTGGTGCTCTTGGTCAAAAGTGCGGGGAATACGTTGCTCTCCAAGCCTTATGAGCTGGACCTGGTCGCACAGATAGCCACACCGCATCGCAAGATCACAGCCATTCTGGATCCCCGGCGGTCCGGCATTGATCCGACCGACTACCTCGACAAGAAAGCGGCATGA
- a CDS encoding PP2C family protein-serine/threonine phosphatase: MSTWIGAGRSEIGHVRTVNQDAFAILDEAGVWAVADGMGGHVGGEVAAQTAIATVQAEARTAGGLLSGGQASPVDVLTDMISRAHNAILNRARSKSKLKGMGTTIVILAIVSGPAPIAYLAHVGDSRAYRFRSGTLTPLTKDHTLIEKYLERGILTADMAKTHPERHVLTRALGVGLTVKPTITAYPLLPEDLILLCSDGLTKMLEDEDIRTLLAAGEPDPAQICRRLITAALDRGGEDNVTVIAVAPRSA, from the coding sequence ATGAGCACCTGGATCGGCGCCGGTCGGAGCGAGATCGGACACGTTCGCACCGTCAACCAAGATGCGTTCGCGATCCTCGATGAGGCAGGTGTCTGGGCCGTCGCAGATGGAATGGGCGGGCATGTCGGCGGTGAAGTCGCCGCGCAAACGGCTATCGCCACCGTACAAGCCGAAGCAAGAACAGCGGGCGGTCTGCTTTCTGGCGGTCAAGCCTCACCCGTGGATGTGTTAACAGACATGATCAGCCGAGCACATAATGCGATCCTCAATCGGGCTCGATCAAAATCCAAGCTGAAAGGGATGGGCACAACCATCGTGATCCTGGCGATCGTCTCCGGTCCCGCTCCGATTGCCTACCTCGCCCATGTCGGCGACAGTCGCGCCTATCGATTTCGATCCGGCACATTGACTCCCTTGACTAAAGACCATACGTTGATCGAAAAATACCTGGAGCGCGGCATCCTCACGGCAGACATGGCCAAAACTCATCCGGAACGACATGTGTTGACACGCGCCTTAGGAGTGGGATTGACGGTGAAACCCACCATCACGGCCTATCCGCTCCTGCCGGAGGATCTGATCCTGCTCTGCTCGGATGGGCTGACCAAGATGTTGGAGGACGAGGATATCCGCACCCTGCTCGCTGCAGGTGAGCCCGACCCGGCTCAAATCTGCCGCCGTCTCATCACGGCGGCGCTCGATCGGGGAGGCGAAGATAACGTCACCGTGATTGCGGTGGCCCCGCGCTCCGCTTGA
- a CDS encoding cyclophilin-like fold protein, translating into MTAPAKRIRIIIGGVRLEAELRKTKTADEVYAALPVTAAISTWGEEFYFPISGVRDYRETATTQVKVGDIAFWGAGKVLAIFFGRTPMSVGIDPVPADRVNIIGTIIGDATKLRQVMDVATIQLEPV; encoded by the coding sequence ATGACCGCGCCGGCGAAACGAATTCGTATTATCATTGGCGGAGTTCGGCTGGAAGCGGAACTCAGAAAGACGAAGACGGCAGACGAAGTGTATGCGGCGCTTCCGGTCACGGCTGCGATCAGCACGTGGGGAGAGGAATTCTACTTCCCGATTTCAGGAGTTCGCGACTACCGGGAAACCGCGACGACCCAGGTGAAGGTCGGAGACATTGCCTTCTGGGGCGCCGGGAAGGTTTTGGCGATCTTTTTTGGGCGAACTCCCATGAGCGTAGGGATCGATCCGGTTCCGGCTGATCGCGTAAATATCATCGGGACGATCATAGGGGATGCGACCAAACTTCGGCAGGTCATGGATGTCGCGACCATTCAACTCGAACCGGTGTAA
- a CDS encoding ComEC/Rec2 family competence protein, with protein sequence MGKKCVLNVDLADVWEQKGRKKFIRTVAWGDEVSVVKETSSHIEVGTTVFRQRSDGSILPESITGYIEPSKSSGIKIETITRPLKDNRVLKVNVVDVQQGDGTVIESPDGKIILVDGGDNQMFARYLAGRFRGTTITNPREVECIIVTHGDADHFAGLTEIFTSETNKEKRKRLFMQPKRVYHNGIVKRPTTVNKMNVPETKQLGPTKTVDGRLFLVGLEDDLLAVADADMNEPFRKWKQALSQYNSRKNVEIRRLQFGDDNAFAFFNNGDLRIEVLGPLVTTMSEKPALRFLGNPPKGPRIGHESLSVKEAGFKGHSASHTINGHSIVFRLIYGGFSYLFSGDLNDEAGRFLAREHNRGSLNLKSEVFKAPHHGSADFSGAFFQAVSPVVSVVSSGDETRGKNTSIPGRH encoded by the coding sequence ATGGGTAAGAAATGCGTTCTCAATGTAGATCTGGCAGATGTGTGGGAGCAAAAGGGTCGAAAGAAATTTATCCGGACGGTTGCTTGGGGTGACGAAGTGTCGGTTGTGAAGGAAACCAGCAGCCATATTGAAGTCGGCACGACGGTCTTTCGCCAACGATCGGATGGCAGTATCTTGCCGGAATCCATCACGGGCTATATCGAGCCGAGCAAGTCCTCCGGCATCAAGATCGAGACGATCACGAGGCCGCTCAAGGACAACAGGGTGCTCAAGGTCAATGTCGTCGATGTCCAGCAGGGAGACGGCACCGTCATTGAATCTCCGGATGGAAAAATCATCCTTGTCGACGGCGGCGACAACCAAATGTTCGCTCGCTATTTGGCCGGCCGCTTTCGTGGCACGACGATCACGAACCCCCGGGAAGTCGAGTGCATCATTGTCACCCATGGAGACGCCGACCATTTCGCCGGCCTCACCGAGATCTTTACGTCGGAAACCAACAAGGAGAAGCGAAAGAGGCTGTTCATGCAGCCGAAGCGTGTCTACCACAACGGCATTGTCAAACGCCCGACCACGGTCAACAAGATGAATGTCCCCGAAACCAAACAACTCGGCCCAACCAAAACAGTGGACGGCCGACTGTTCCTCGTCGGCTTGGAAGACGATCTCCTGGCAGTAGCCGATGCGGACATGAACGAGCCGTTCCGGAAATGGAAGCAAGCCCTGTCTCAGTACAACAGTAGAAAGAATGTCGAGATCCGGCGATTGCAGTTCGGCGACGACAACGCCTTTGCCTTTTTCAATAATGGAGACCTGCGAATTGAGGTGCTTGGCCCCCTCGTGACCACCATGAGTGAAAAACCGGCATTGCGATTCCTCGGCAATCCTCCCAAGGGGCCAAGAATCGGTCATGAATCGTTGAGCGTCAAAGAGGCGGGCTTCAAAGGACATTCGGCATCGCACACGATCAACGGACACTCCATCGTCTTTCGCCTAATATATGGAGGGTTCAGTTACCTGTTCTCTGGTGATCTCAATGACGAAGCCGGCCGGTTCCTTGCCCGTGAGCACAATCGCGGCAGCCTCAACCTGAAATCGGAAGTATTCAAAGCGCCTCATCATGGTTCGGCCGATTTTTCCGGGGCATTCTTCCAGGCTGTCTCGCCGGTCGTGAGCGTGGTCTCGAGCGGAGATGAAACGCGAGGAAAGAATACATCCATCCCCGGGCGACATTGA